One Methanococcus voltae genomic region harbors:
- a CDS encoding NADH-quinone oxidoreductase subunit B family protein, translated as MLKEISRKKCIHVMLVYTGGCNGCDIEVVNCVLSPFYDVEQYNVFLTWNPREADILIVTGCVTKATSAALKKIYEEMPNPKAVVAAGACALMGGVYGNIGADLGTSDFIDGPVKNIIPVDVNVPGCPPRPEDVITGVVKALPKLLEK; from the coding sequence ATGTTAAAAGAAATAAGTAGAAAAAAATGTATCCATGTAATGTTAGTTTATACAGGGGGTTGCAACGGTTGCGATATAGAAGTTGTAAACTGTGTATTGTCCCCATTTTATGATGTTGAGCAATATAATGTTTTTTTAACATGGAATCCTCGTGAAGCAGATATTTTGATTGTCACAGGCTGTGTTACAAAAGCTACCTCTGCCGCTTTGAAAAAGATATATGAAGAAATGCCAAATCCTAAAGCTGTAGTTGCAGCAGGTGCTTGTGCATTAATGGGTGGAGTTTATGGAAATATTGGAGCTGATTTGGGTACCTCTGACTTTATCGATGGTCCTGTTAAAAATATAATACCTGTGGATGTGAATGTCCCAGGATGTCCCCCAAGACCTGAAGATGTAATCACCGGTGTAGTCAAAGCACTTCCAAAATTATTAGAAAAATAA
- a CDS encoding respiratory chain complex I subunit 1 family protein codes for MVLLQELASILGIPLIAFAISTWIPGIQRKIQARIQQRKGPSLASIGYWGFFKALYKQTITPVSSMPRLYHFMPILSFLVIWIILAMTSLTHFHILSNEIGIVGLLKIEEMTYIIMGALSSTVMGIRMPFEDICKGGKGKLSIRTTLEQLGAVRAFKMITVGSFPFYIATLLPFIPQGSIMLNTVVGNTFLFSLGGILGAIAYFIGYIIMLKEYPFSIMHTKADVLEGPTMELSGRYRAIYLAVREMLMITLGSLFATLYLGIAPDLLNPITVVLNFAVALIFPLSASVISAYTPVLTFKQVYPLSLLGTVIGLIGLILAIMGI; via the coding sequence ATGGTATTACTCCAAGAATTGGCATCAATTTTGGGAATTCCCTTAATTGCATTTGCAATATCAACATGGATACCAGGTATTCAAAGAAAAATTCAAGCCAGAATTCAACAACGAAAAGGTCCATCTTTGGCTTCTATCGGATATTGGGGATTTTTTAAGGCTCTTTATAAACAAACAATAACACCTGTTTCAAGTATGCCTAGATTATACCATTTTATGCCAATTTTAAGTTTTTTAGTAATATGGATTATTTTGGCAATGACTTCTTTAACTCACTTCCATATATTGTCAAATGAAATAGGTATCGTAGGCCTCTTAAAAATCGAAGAAATGACTTACATCATCATGGGAGCCTTGTCATCCACCGTTATGGGAATTAGAATGCCTTTCGAAGATATCTGTAAAGGTGGAAAGGGTAAATTATCCATAAGGACAACCTTAGAGCAACTGGGTGCAGTTAGGGCTTTTAAAATGATAACTGTAGGCTCATTTCCATTTTATATCGCTACATTGTTGCCATTCATACCTCAAGGTTCTATAATGTTGAACACAGTTGTAGGAAACACCTTTTTATTCAGTTTGGGCGGTATATTAGGGGCTATAGCTTATTTCATAGGATATATAATAATGCTAAAAGAATATCCATTCTCGATAATGCACACAAAGGCGGATGTATTGGAGGGCCCTACAATGGAGCTTTCTGGAAGGTATCGAGCAATATATCTTGCAGTTAGGGAAATGTTAATGATAACATTGGGAAGTCTCTTTGCAACATTATATTTAGGAATTGCACCTGATTTATTAAACCCGATAACTGTGGTACTAAACTTTGCAGTAGCTTTAATATTCCCACTATCTGCATCAGTAATTAGTGCATATACCCCAGTTTTGACATTTAAGCAAGTTTATCCGTTATCCCTTTTGGGGACCGTAATTGGATTAATCGGCTTAATTCTAGCAATAATGGGTATTTAA
- a CDS encoding 4Fe-4S binding protein has product MDSGVRELSKIFISGFYRNLERIILGTGRYTSKEMTESILKGIELPENVLKDICIGCGGCANACPTKAITMEKIEPIKLTEEYSKESIPVIDAEKCVFCLYCHDFCPIFALFNEVSPIHPRHVGDSKEIKIDVSKVLERPVEISEDKIQSIMKILSINLDNIVKNKNKMK; this is encoded by the coding sequence ATGGACTCAGGAGTTAGAGAATTATCAAAAATATTTATTTCTGGATTTTATCGTAATTTAGAACGTATAATATTAGGTACTGGTAGATATACTTCAAAAGAAATGACTGAAAGTATTTTAAAAGGTATTGAATTGCCAGAAAATGTTTTAAAAGACATATGTATAGGTTGTGGTGGTTGTGCAAATGCTTGTCCGACTAAAGCCATTACAATGGAAAAAATTGAGCCCATTAAATTAACTGAAGAATATTCAAAAGAGTCCATACCAGTAATCGATGCTGAAAAATGCGTATTCTGTTTATATTGTCATGATTTTTGTCCTATATTCGCTTTATTTAATGAAGTTTCCCCAATACACCCAAGACACGTGGGAGATTCTAAGGAAATAAAAATAGATGTTTCAAAAGTTCTTGAAAGACCTGTTGAAATTTCTGAAGATAAAATTCAATCAATTATGAAAATATTGTCAATTAATTTAGATAATATTGTAAAAAATAAGAATAAGATGAAATAA
- a CDS encoding 50S ribosomal protein L15e — MSMYKHIQEAWKKPAESYVKDLQWARMQDWRKEPTVVRLEKPTRIDRARNLGYKAKQGIIVVRVAVRRGGLRKPRPKHSKKPATLAVKKITMAKSIQRIAEERAAKKYPNMEVLNSYWVGEDGKRKWFEVILVDVNCSTIKNDKKYSFLADGANKCRVYRGLTSAGKKGRGLMYKGKGAEKVRPGVRANQKKTK, encoded by the coding sequence ATGAGTATGTACAAACATATCCAAGAAGCATGGAAAAAACCTGCTGAATCATATGTTAAGGACTTACAATGGGCAAGAATGCAAGATTGGAGAAAAGAACCAACAGTTGTAAGATTAGAAAAACCTACAAGAATCGACAGAGCAAGAAACTTAGGTTACAAGGCAAAACAAGGAATTATCGTAGTTAGAGTTGCTGTAAGAAGAGGAGGTTTAAGAAAACCTAGGCCAAAACACTCTAAAAAACCAGCAACATTAGCAGTTAAGAAAATTACAATGGCAAAATCAATTCAAAGAATTGCTGAGGAAAGAGCTGCTAAAAAATACCCTAACATGGAAGTTTTAAACTCATACTGGGTAGGCGAAGACGGTAAAAGAAAATGGTTCGAAGTAATCTTAGTAGATGTAAACTGTTCAACCATCAAAAACGATAAGAAGTACAGCTTCTTAGCAGATGGCGCTAACAAGTGTAGAGTTTACAGAGGATTAACCTCAGCAGGTAAAAAAGGTAGAGGTCTTATGTACAAAGGTAAAGGTGCTGAAAAAGTAAGACCTGGCGTAAGAGCTAACCAAAAGAAAACAAAATAA